Genomic DNA from Cupriavidus pauculus:
CGCCATGGCCATGACGGCCGCCGAGGTCTACGCGCTCACGGTCTATCAGGTCGGCGCGATGCTGGGCGTGACGCGCGCGGTCGGCGTGCCGCTGCACCACGTGAAGACGCACGGCGCGCTCTACAACATGACCGCGCGCGATCCCGCGCTCGCCGCCGCGGTGGCCGATGCCGTGCGCGCGGTATCGCCCGAGGTGCTCATCTACGTGGCCAACGCCAATATGGCCGCCGCCGCGGAGGCCGCGGGCCTGCGCGTGGCCAACGAGGTGTATGCCGACCGTTCCTACCAGGACGACGCCACGCTCACGCCCCGCTCGATGCCGCACGCGATGATCGAAGACGTCGACGCGTCCATCGCGCAGGTACGCCGCATGGTGCTTGACGGCAGCGTGCAGGCGCTCTCCGGCAAGTCGGTACCCATCACGGCCGACACGCTGTGCATCCACGGCGACCAGCCCGGCGCGGTCCTGTTCGCCGAACGTATTCGCAGTGCCCTGATCGCCGACGGCATTGCCATCCAGCCGCTTTGAATCCCATCCCTTGCTTCCACGACTATCAGGTATATCCATGACCACCAAGCTGAACCTGCCCGCCGCCCGCCTGCTCAAGATCGCAACCTGCTCGATTGCCCTGACC
This window encodes:
- a CDS encoding LamB/YcsF family protein, producing MPTLDINCDMGESFGAWRMGDDAAILRHVTSANIACGFHAGDPDVMLATVRAAAEAGVAVGAHPGLPDLQGFGRRAMAMTAAEVYALTVYQVGAMLGVTRAVGVPLHHVKTHGALYNMTARDPALAAAVADAVRAVSPEVLIYVANANMAAAAEAAGLRVANEVYADRSYQDDATLTPRSMPHAMIEDVDASIAQVRRMVLDGSVQALSGKSVPITADTLCIHGDQPGAVLFAERIRSALIADGIAIQPL